Part of the Ictidomys tridecemlineatus isolate mIctTri1 unplaced genomic scaffold, mIctTri1.hap1 Scaffold_320, whole genome shotgun sequence genome is shown below.
CCATTTTTTCTAATCCCCTGTcccatcctctccctcccctctgacctatctagagtccatctattcctcccatgctccccctccctacaacactatgagtcagcctccttatatgagagaaaaagttcatcatttgattttttttctttgcaattggctaacttcccttagcattattttctattaacacaatggaattttactcagcaatctgtgatgtttttttctgatttttttagcTGAATACTTTTGTAATTTATTCATATTGTTGCATgtatcatttctctttatggcagAGTGATATtctatatctataatatatatatatatatatatatatatatatatatatatatatatatgcttacaTGTTTGTGTATATGGATATATAGTGTGCCTGTTCATACACACATCTCTAGCCCCACtgcatttgtttatccattttttttttcttgtagttgctgtggattgaacccatggcctggACCATGCTACACAATATCTATTCTTttcttgatggacatttaggGTTATGGCATTGCCTGATTGATAGCCATatggtagtcttttttttttaaatagcatatatTCAGACAGAATAAGGAAAAATGTGGCTCTAAtagaacttctttaaaaaaagttttcataaagcaagaagaaagaaaataagatgagACTGTAAAATTCCGTGGATGTACCTAAAGACACTGATGCAGATATCAAGTAAAACCATACACAAGGTCATTTGTAGTCATATAGATAACCTTACCAGACAGTAAATCTGGTGTACTTGCTGAAATCATTTCAGAAAGAAGTTTGTGTGGATAGAGGGATTTGTAAGCGAGAGTGGAGGAGCTGCGTCTTGTCAGCATCAGAGCTTTGTTCTTTCACTGGGCTCCTTTATTGTTCAGGATTTGCGTGTCCACCCTGAGCAGTACCAGGGGACTGAGCATGCCATAACCGCTGGTCACTGTATTGTGGATGCTCCAGAGCATGGGGACATTTCTCCTCATCCCGCTGATGAGCAGAGAGAGTGCAGAGTCTGCACAGTACAGGGTGGCAAAGCAGTCGAGCAGTTGCAGGTCACTGGGAGTGGCTCTGTGATCAGGGGAGGTCTGGGGGGCCAGCCTAAAGTCGTGAAGGGACAGGAAGCGCTGCTGATGTCTGTGCAGAAGGGTGGCCATATACCCACTGGACAGGCCATGAGGCCCACGAAGAAGATGTCTCTGAGCATTACCAGGAGGAGAAAAACACCCCTGTACCTCAGCAGGAAAGAGCAGTGGCTGTTGACAAAGAGAAGACCAGGCTGTGTCACATTGGGGGTGGCCACCATGCAGAGCAGCTGGTCGCTGGTAATGGCCATGGTGAGGACCCACAGGAACAGACATGCCCCCAGGATGGGGTTTGCAGATTTGACTTTGAAGTTGGCCAGCAAGGAGCCACTGGCGCTGATGGTGAGGGCCTGGAGCACACTCAGGACACAGGTGGTGCCGAGGGACAGTCCCCTCATGACCTTGTGCAGGAATACCAGCATTTTGCATTTGACGTCACTCAGAATGTCTTGCACTACCCAGATGTCTGTAGATACCAAAAGGGCCACAATGAGGAGTAGGACGATGTGTGTCAGAGCCAGGTGGGTGATGGGGAGGTCCCTGAGCCTGGGTTTGTGGCCCCTGAGGATGGCGGCCAGGCGGAGACAGAGCAGACAGGTGTTGGCTGAGATCCCGGCCTCACCCTGCAGGAAAAAGGCCCTTCTTGTTACCCTGAGCCTGGAATCTTGGTCCATCTTCATGGGGATGTTGAAGCAAATGCCATGTTTCTGCAGAGAGAACCAGAAGTGTTTGACAGCAGCAGAATTTTGTCGTTTTGTCACATTTTACAGTTACTAAAATCATCATTTACTCAAAAAACATTCTTTGGAAGTAGAATAGCTTCTTATTTCCACTATCATTGTAAATTCAAGGGATGGTGTGTGGCTCGGGGGCAGAATGATGTCCAGCCTGCAAGAAAGCTGGTCCACCCTAACACAGACCAAGgagaaaatcaattaaaaataatcaactaACTTTAGCTTGTGCACCACTCCTTGAGATCAATGATTTTGTAGAAGCCCCTAACCTCAGGG
Proteins encoded:
- the LOC101964942 gene encoding putative vomeronasal receptor-like protein 4, yielding MGVTKHGICFNIPMKMDQDSRLRVTRRAFFLQGEAGISANTCLLCLRLAAILRGHKPRLRDLPITHLALTHIVLLLIVALLVSTDIWVVQDILSDVKCKMLVFLHKVMRGLSLGTTCVLSVLQALTISASGSLLANFKVKSANPILGACLFLWVLTMAITSDQLLCMVATPNVTQPGLLFVNSHCSFLLRHQQRFLSLHDFRLAPQTSPDHRATPSDLQLLDCFATLYCADSALSLLISGMRRNVPMLWSIHNTVTSGYGMLSPLVLLRVDTQILNNKGAQ